The genomic interval GGTTGGGATAGGGGTATCAATGATGGGTCCCCTTATTAAAAGGGCTAAACTTACAGAAACAAGGGAAACAGTCAAAACTGTTAAGGAAGCGGTTATCGGCTATACCGTTTCACAAAAAAAACTCCCTGCCTCATTAAATATTTTGGGTGTAAAAACACAAGATTCTTATGGTAAGGATATCTTTTTCCTCCCCTCTCCTAATCTCACTACCAATGACCTCTGCACAACTAACCCCCAGTTTTTAACACTAAACGATAAAGGCAGTCCTAAAAATAGAGTTGTAACTGTTATTTTAAGCAGCGGTGAAAATACAAACAGTGATACCGGGACAAACCCCTTTTCCATTTTAGAGACAGGCGCTGCTACTTCTACAGGCAGTATATATGATGATATAGTTGAATATATAGAGATAGATTCTCTGCGGGAAAAGGCATGTCATGGAATTAATATAACTACAGACAATCTGCCCTCTGGAACAGAGGAGGTTCCATATGCACAAATAAGTTTGGGAGCAACAGACGGGACACTCCCTTATACATGGGGTATTATATCTGGCAGTCTGCCGCCCGGTGTAGCATTATCTACCAACCTGATTTCAGGCACACCAACACAGGCAGGAACTTATAATTTTACAATTGGTTTAATGGATGCCGAAGCGAGAGAATCAAGAAGGAGTTTAACCATAGTTGTAAACCCAAATCCACCAAGGATAGTTACAGAATTCCTTGCTTACGGTAAGGTTCAGGAGGCATATCCATCAACAACACTTGGGGCAACAGGCGGAAAACCTCCATATTCATGGACAAAGACATCAGGAAACCTGCCCTCTGGTTTAGGTTTAAATGCAACAGGGACAATAACAGGCACGCCAACACAGGCAGGGACATATTCATTTACCATAAGGGTTACAGACAGCGGCTTACCTGCAAGGACTGTTGATAAGACCCTTTCAATAACAATAAATCCTGCAGGCAGCGGAGGCAGTGGAACGGGAACAGGGACAGGGAGCAGTGATGGCGAAAAGGACAGCAGTGTGAAACTTGCCATTCTTAATCAGGATTATGAAACAAGTGATTATAAAATCAATGATGGTGAATGCAAATCATGGCTACCAGGTGACACCATATCTTTATCTGCAGGTGATAAGGTAAATCTTTACTGGCAGGGCGGTGGGGCATATAAAGGGCAATGTAAATCTTTTCTATGCACAAAATCCTATGGTGATTTAAAGAAAGAGGATACCAATAGCAACAATATAATAAAACTCATCTATTCTTCCCAGTGCAAATTCGGGGATTACTGACACCTGTATTTTCTGTTGCCTTTAAGATACCTTGGATTATAGAGGATGGAGAAGGTGGACAACCCTTTATATAGACATCAACTGGTATGATACTGCCTATGCCTCCAAGAGAGGCATAAGACTTCCCAAAGACCCCTCCATCATAGGCACAGTCGCCTGCTGCTATAACGAGTTTTGGTGGTGGGGTTGCATTGTATGTCCTTTTGAGCGCTGTTTCCATGTTTATAGAGACAGGCCCTGTAATAAGGAGAATATCTGCAAACCGTGGTGATGCAGTAAAATGTATCCCGAACCTTTCACAGTTGTAAATTGGATTATTTACAGCATGAATTTCCAACTCACAGCCATTGCATGAGCCTGCATCAATTTGTCGTATGGTAAGGCTCCTGCGGAAACGTTTCAGAATGGCATCTTCTAATTTTGCCCCCACAACCTCTATCTCGCTTTCAATTTCCCGAGGGAGAGGCTCTGTAACAATGCCTGTGCGGAATATTTGATGTAGAATTCTTAACATAACTAACCCCTAGTCCCTACCTTTATAGATCATTCCCTGAATATGACTGATTAAAACTCTTATTGCAGAGCGGAAAATCTGGAACAATATTCCCGTGTATTGCCTCTTCTAATGCAATCCAATTGACACTGGACGGGTCTCTCACCATACACCTGTTTATTTCACCCTTTGCTCCTGACTGAACCCAGTAAACGATTTCGCCGCGCCAGCCTTCAACAACAGCAAAACCTGCCTTATCAGGTAATGGCTGATTAAACCCTGATGCAGCCTCGCCAGCAGGCATTGTCTTTAATATTTCGCGTATAATCCGAATTGAATCCCGTATCTCTTCTATCCTCACCCATGCACGGGCATGGACATCGCCTGAATTGAGCACTCTTATCTTTGGAATAATGCGGTCATACGGTGGGAAAGGACTTTGTATTCTTGAGTCTTGATTTTGTCCGCTCGCCCTTGCCACAAAACCGACAACACATAACTCTTTTGCCTTTTCAGGGGTAAGGATGCCTGTGCCTCTCAATCTGTCCTCAAGTGACGGGTTTTCATCATATATGGTAACAAGTTTTTCAAATTCTTTTTCAAATGATTCAAGTTCATTTAATATTATATCCCTGCCTTCAGGAGTTAAATCAACATTTACTCCGCCGGGTATTACCTTGTCCATCATAAATCTGTGTC from Deltaproteobacteria bacterium carries:
- a CDS encoding putative Ig domain-containing protein, whose protein sequence is MCILSQPYFRLSKKGFTLIELAIVLVIMGILVGIGVSMMGPLIKRAKLTETRETVKTVKEAVIGYTVSQKKLPASLNILGVKTQDSYGKDIFFLPSPNLTTNDLCTTNPQFLTLNDKGSPKNRVVTVILSSGENTNSDTGTNPFSILETGAATSTGSIYDDIVEYIEIDSLREKACHGINITTDNLPSGTEEVPYAQISLGATDGTLPYTWGIISGSLPPGVALSTNLISGTPTQAGTYNFTIGLMDAEARESRRSLTIVVNPNPPRIVTEFLAYGKVQEAYPSTTLGATGGKPPYSWTKTSGNLPSGLGLNATGTITGTPTQAGTYSFTIRVTDSGLPARTVDKTLSITINPAGSGGSGTGTGTGSSDGEKDSSVKLAILNQDYETSDYKINDGECKSWLPGDTISLSAGDKVNLYWQGGGAYKGQCKSFLCTKSYGDLKKEDTNSNNIIKLIYSSQCKFGDY
- the nuoB gene encoding NADH-quinone oxidoreductase subunit NuoB, producing MLRILHQIFRTGIVTEPLPREIESEIEVVGAKLEDAILKRFRRSLTIRQIDAGSCNGCELEIHAVNNPIYNCERFGIHFTASPRFADILLITGPVSINMETALKRTYNATPPPKLVIAAGDCAYDGGVFGKSYASLGGIGSIIPVDVYIKGCPPSPSSIIQGILKATENTGVSNPRICTGKNR